A single genomic interval of Gossypium raimondii isolate GPD5lz chromosome 11, ASM2569854v1, whole genome shotgun sequence harbors:
- the LOC105803646 gene encoding autophagy protein 5: MEAPKFVWEGAIPLQIHLHESQVTTLPPPPPALILAPRIGYLPLLAPLIKPYFSSTLPPGVDTIWFDYNGLPLKWYIPTGVLFDLLCPEPERPWNITVHFRGYPGSVLIPCEGEDSVKWSFINSLKEAAYIMNGNCKNVMNMSQSDQLELWHSVMNGNLEAYQRVSSKLKLATVDDEYASLCLQKSQQSVIETDLPAQAKTGRVPVRLYVLSVSKDFDDLDEIPRVDSWEKISYINRPVEIRKEDKCFTLHDALKILLPELFLDESLMNVKLGGVDLEDAVRNSNEDVTSDKVVEDQGQNACKRPEACRISSSAEIKLIRIQGIEPKLEIPFSWVANNLLNPDYFLHVCVCVKVAQ, translated from the exons ATGGAAGCGCCAAAGTTTGTATGGGAAGGGGCAATTCCTCTTCAAATCCATCTCCACGAATCCCAAGTCACCactcttcctcctcctcctcctgcTCTG ATCTTAGCTCCACGGATCGGGTATCTGCCGCTGTTAGCGCCTTTGATTAAGCCCTATTTTAGCAGCACACTTCCTCCTGGTGTTGATACCATTTGGTTCGATTACAATGGCCTCCCTCTCAAATG GTACATACCAACTGGAGTTCTTTTCGATCTTCTGTGCCCTGAGCCTGAAAGGCCTTGGAACATCACT GTCCATTTTAGAGGATATCCCGGAAGTGTATTGATACCTTGTGAAGGTGAAGATTCTGTGAAGTGGAGCTTTATAAACTCATTGAAAGAG GCAGCATATATAATGAATGGAAATTGCAAGaatgttatgaacatgtctcaGTCTGATCAGCTGGAGCTTTGGCATTCTGTCATGAATG GTAATTTGGAAGCCTACCAGCGGGTCTCATCTAAGCTTAAACTTGCAACGGTTGATGATGAGTATGCAAGTTTGTGCTTGCAAAAATCTCAACAATCCGTCATAGAAACAGATTTGCCTGCACAAGCAAAGACAG GAAGAGTTCCAGTTAGATTATATGTTCTAAGCGTAAGCAAGGATTTTGATGATTTGGACGAGATTCCTCGAGTTGATAGTTGGGAGAAGATCTCTTACATAAATCGACCTGTTGAGATCCGCAAAGAAG ATAAATGCTTCACTTTACATGATGCTTTGAAAATCCTTCTGCCGGAATTGTTTTTAGATGAATCCTTAATGAATGTAAAATTAGGCGGAGTAGATCTTGAGGATGCAGTTAGAAATTCGAATGAAGATGTGACCAGTGATAAGGTAGTGGAAGACCAGGGACAAAATGCATGTAAACGACCAGAGGCTTGCCGCATTTCCAGTAGTGCCGAAATCAAGCTTATCCGAATTCAGGGTATCGAACCGAAGTTAGAGATACCCTTTTCTTGGGTAGCAAACAATTTATTAAACCCGGACTATTTTCTTCACGTCTGTGTTTGTGTCAAAGTTGCACAATAA